The genome window AAACCACCTTCCCGGCTGATGACTGGCGCTCGACGTATTTTGTTCCGCAAAATCTAAATGCCAGCGTTGACCGTGCCGATGCCCTGAAGCCGCTTGTCCCCGAAGGAATGACTTTGCCCGAAATGGCCCTGCGTTTTATTCTACAAAATGACGATGTTTCGACGACGATTCCGGGGATGCGTAAGCTTCGGAACGTGGAAGCCAACATGGCCAGCAGCGACGGAAAGAACCTTCCGGCAGAATTACTTGCCGAGTTGAAAGGCCACCGCTGGGACCGCACGCCCACCGAATGGAGCCAATAGATATTTCTGATACGAAACGAAAAAGGCAGTCGATCGACTGCCTTTTTTTATGGCTTTTAACGAAAAACGCAGAATTAAGCCGCGCGGCTGGCCTGCGGACGACGCGTTGATCGGATTGTGCCGTTGCGCGCGCTTTCGAGCACCTCGTCGCTGATCACGCCTAGCTGGTGGGCGCGTTTCAGAACGAACTCAAACGGTAAATTGAAGTAATTGGAAACATCCATACGGAAACTATCCGGAAAGCGCGACAAGCGCACCCCAAAGAAGCTCCGAATTTCGGCCTCAGGCATGAGGGAAGCCAGCGCTACGCGCTCCGCTTCGGCCAGAAGTTCATCCCGATTAGGGTACAGCTTTTCCAGCCCAATGGCCGCCGTCAGAATGTGTAAAAAGACTTGCTTGTAAGAGCCCGCCAATTCGTAGGGAAGAATAATCCAGCCTTGCTCCCGGAAGCGAGCCGTGAAGCCCGTCAGGCCCGGAATACCGCGTAGTTCGCCCGCAACTATTTCGGTTGGAAACTGCAAACGACTGTCTCCTTTAGCTAGCCGATAAACAACAGCCTCTACCGGGCTTTTCTGAAACAATAAATCAGAAGGCATCTGGCGGCTATTGTCCCAATGATCGGTCAATTTAACAAATACGGCTTCGTTAACCGGCAGGTTTTGGGCCGTACCTAAACTAACGAGGAGCTGGCGATAAGACGCCAAAAAATCAATTTGCAGTTGATTCGCGTTGAATTTAGCTCGTTTCATATTGTATTAGTTTCCACGCCTGAACGGGTCAGCGAAGTGGTTTTTAGTCTTGTTGTTACTTTACGTAAAATGGAAATAAAGATACAACTTTTTTATCACTAATTCAACTGATAATCAAACTACTTAAAGGCTAAAAAAGGGGTTTCATTTTAGCTCTTTTTACTTCTTCCAGCGCAGGGTATTCAACAGGTGCATGACGTCTTTTCGAATGTATTCGATAACGGGTGCGAGCGAATCGTTTTCGGTAGCCGTGTTGAAATACAACGCACCACGCAGAAAATGATTGGTCGTATCGGTGGTGTAGAATTGCAGCTGACTCGGCACCTCGCCACTGATCGTAATTAGATTGGCCCCCTGCCCCGAAGGTAATCTTAGCGTTTGCTCTTTAAAGGCGTAGGCTTTTTCGTTGTGCTTGGCTGCTAATTTATAGGCGTCCTCAACCATCTTGGCTACCCGTTCGGGCTTACCCATAACGGGATGGTATGTAAGCTGGACGTTTGCCTTAAATTCGGGATAATAAATAAACAGCCAGTGCGGCTGAGCCCCCCGAAACGTGTCCGGCAAAATGCGGGCGTGCTTGGAATACTCGAAGCGGAAAGGATGAGTTTCGGCCAAGGGCTGGTACGCATGGGCGGGCATGTCTAGCCGGTTGTATCCTTTTGGTTTTGGGATATAATTATCGGCCCCTGAGCCACCGCAGGCCGCCAAAACCAACACAATCAGAACCGGCATCACATAGTGAACTAATTTCATATTGCCATAACGCGCAAAGCCCGGTTTTTGGTGCCGGGCTTTGCGCTTCTTTCTCAATGACTTTTATACGCAAAAATAGAGCTTACGAGTTAGCTAATTCCAGTTCTTCCTCCCGAACCGGCTCGCCCAGTAGCGTCCGAAAACGGTTGATATTGAACGTGGGCTCGACCCAGACTTCACCCAGCACAGGATGCTTAACCGGCACATCCGGGTTTTGAATTTCGCCTAATAACAAGCCTGTTTCGCCAGTGGTGTGGCGTTTGGCCTGCCGAACGGTATACATTTTATCTTTCGAGGGCGTTTTGATGCCAAATTCCGCGTAGAATGCCAGCACCTGGGGTAAAAATAGGTCGTTGATGCAGATAACTTCCATGATTTGATCCAAATTGTAACCCGTTTATAACGATGAGTTACCGCTTTTTAGTTCACGACTTAATCCTCAAACAAATTACCTAGCCCACCCAGCACCGAGCCACCTTCCTTTTTGGACTGTGAGCCACCAGCAGCCAGACGATCAACGAGTTTGGAGATCGGCATTGACTGAATCCAGACTTTACCCGTTCCTCGCAATGTGGCCAGGAAAAGGCCTTCACCCCCAAAAATCATCGACTTCAATCCACCCGAGCGCTGAATATCAAAGCTAATCGACGGCTCAAAACCAACAACGCAGCCCGTATCAACGCGCAGGGTTTCGTTATTTAACTGGCGTTCGATCACAACGCCACCCGCGTGAATAAACGCCATGCCATCGCCCTGAACCCGTTGCAGAATGAATCCTTCGCCTCCAAAAAGACCCGCGCCGATGCGTTGGTTGAAATGAATGGCCAGCGATGTTCCCAGGGCAGCGCACAGGAAGGAATCTTTCTGCACAATAAGCTGGTTTCCGTAAATGCTGGACAGATTGATTGGCATAACCGTTCCTGGATAAGGAGCCGCAAAAGCTACTTTCCGCTTGCCGTACCCGCGATTGGTAAAGTGAGTCATAAAGAGCGATTCGCCCGTTAAAAGGCGCGAACCGGCCTGAAAAACTTTACCCATGAACCCACCCGACGGCGACGAGCCATCGCCCATTTTGGTCTCAAACTGAATGCCGTCTTCCATATACAGCATGGCGCCGGCTTCAGCAATGACCGTTTCGTTCGGATCTAATTCGATTTCAACAATTTGGATGTCTTCACCAATGATTTTGTAATCAATCTCGTGGGAGCGCATACGTGTTTAGTAATTACGGTTTATTCTTCTTCTTCGCCCCCCTCCTCATTCTTATTTTTGAGGTCTTTGCGGTGGCGTAACTTTTTGTCATCAACCGTTTTGTTCAGGAACGCATTGATGCGGTCAATGTCATAACTATTTGTGATTTCACCAAAGGTATTGATTTTAATATCAAACCCTTCTAACTCTTTGTGTACTCGGGGCTTATCCTCTGATGAATCGTCTGATTTATTGGTTTTCTTTGCCATAACAAGAAAGAGTGTGGAATGAAAAGTTAAGAAGTATGGGTGAAGAATCCAATTGCTTGTAACCTTTTACCCGTACTTCTTAACTCTTAATAAAGCAAAACGTCCTGATCGAAGAACTAATTACCGGTCGCCAGTTCGCGTAAGGCCTTTTCCAGCCGCTGGATGGCATCTTCCTTCCCGATAATTTCGAGCGTGATCATTAAATCAGGACCAGCGCCAACGCCCGTCAATGCCAGTCGCAACGCCTGCATTACTTTCCCTTGCTTGATCCCGGCTGCTGTCAACGTTTCAGCAATAACCGTTTTAGCACTTTCGGCCGTAAAGGCTTCGTTTCCTGCCTGAAAGGCGTCCTTGATGGCCGTCACCGCCCGAATGGCGTCTTCGTTCCACTTGGCCGTCACCACGGCAGCGTCATAGCTGGCCGGTGCCTGAAAGAATACGTCCGATTGCTGGTAAATTTCGTGGGCAAACGAAACGCGCTCTTTCAACAAACTAACAATTTTTTCCGCTTTTTCTACGGAGCAGTTAATGCCATCCTGCGCCGCTTGCTCCACCAGCGTACCCGCCAGTTCTGCATTGGGTGTATTGCGCAGGTATTCGTGATTGAACCACTTGGCCTTCTGAATATCGAACCGCGCGCCCGCTTTGTGAATATTTTCCAGACTAAACGCCTGAATCAGTTCATCCAGCGTAAATAACTCTTGCTCAGTGCCCGGATTCCAGCCGAGAAACGCCAGAAAGTTGACCAGCGCCTCCGACAAGTAGCCATCTTCCCGGAAACCCCGCGCCACCTGCCCACTGGCTGGATCGGTCCACTGAAGCGGGAAAATCGGGAAGCCACCCAGATCGGCGTCGCGCTTGCTGAGTTTACCGTTTCCGTCAGGTTTTAGCAGCAACGGCAAGTGCGCAAACTGCGGCATGGTTGATTCCCAACCCAAATAGCGGTACAGCAACACGTGCAAAGGCGCAGAGGGCAGCCACTCTTCCCCCCGAATGACGTGCGTAATGCCCATCAAATGGTCGTCAACAATATTGGCCAGGTGGTAGGTCGGCATCCCGTCCGACTTCATGAGAACCTTGTCGTCAATCTGCGACGAATGCACCACGACCCAACCCCGAATCAGGTCATTGAGGCGAATGTCTTCTTTGCGGGGCACTTTCAGACGGATTACATATGGATCGCCCGACTCCAGCCGCGTTTTTACCTCATCGGCAGAGAGCGTCAGCGAGTTCTTCATTTGCAGCCGCGTGATGGAATTGTACTGCGCTGCCGGGGCGTTGGCTTCTTCCATCCGTTTCCGCATGGCTTCCAGTTCGTCGGCGGTATCGAACGCGTAGTACGCTTTTCCTTCTTTTACGAGGCGCTCGGCGTGTTCGTGGTAAATTTCTTTCCGCTCAGACTGGCGATAGGGGGCTTGCGGGCCGCCTTTGCCGTGCCCTTCGTCAATTTCAATGCCAACCCATTTCAGCGATTCCAGAATGTACTCTTCGGCGCCGGGCACTAAGCGATTCTGGTCGGTATCTTCAATGCGGAGCAGCATTTTGCCGCCGTTTTTACGAGCGAACAGGTAATTGTATAAGGCCGTCCGAACCCCGCCAATGTGCAGCGGTCCCGTTGGACTCGGTGCAAACCGGACCCGGACTTCTTTTGAATTTGTGGTCATAATTAAGAGCGAAATACGGCTAGACGAACAGAATAAACATGACTCTGAACGCTAGCCGCCTGGCTATTTTCTAAAGTTACTGAACAGCAATAACCGAGATCTCAACATTTACATCTTTGGGCAAACGGGCCACCTCAACGGTTTCACGAGCGGGTGGATTGTCGCTAAAGAAGCTGCCGTACACTTCGTTGATGGCCACAAAGTTGTTCAGGTCTTTCACGAAAATGCTGCTTTTAACAATGTTTTCGTAAGACAGTCCAGCCGCTTGCAGGATGGCTCCGATATTTTCCATGACCTTTTGGGTTTCTGCTTTGATATCGCCCGATTGAGAAACCTCAAACGCGATCTGACCAGAAACATAGAGTGTATTATTTACCAGAATAGCTTGGCTATAAGGACCGATTGGAGCGGGTGCGTCGGCCGAGTAGATTACTTTTTTATCCATGATGTAAACGTAGCTAACTTCTTGATTCGGTTAGACTGCAAAAGTCGGAAGGTTTCCGGCAGACACCAAATCGGCAGCCGCTTTTCTGTAGCAGATAAAAAAATCCGGCTCGATTTGGGGAGTCGAGCCGGATTAATTCATGAGGCAGATAATCACTTATAAACCGACGCTGAGCCGCAAACCGGGATAAACACTTTTGAAAGCTCCTTTGACGTACAGTTCGGGATGTACTTTGAACAGGCCTTTGTGATACACTGTACCGCTCAGGCGAAAGGTAGATGGCCCTCCAAAGCGCTGGCTCGAATAAACGGAAGCGCCCAGGTAAATGCCCGCCAGCACCCGGTTGTAGGAATTAATTTGTTTATTGCTTTGAGGCTCGTAGAACGTTAAACCAACATTGACAAAATCCATTCGGCCTGCTCCATTGAACGCAAAATTGGACAGATACCCCACCGAATAGCCGATCCGGCGGTACTGATTTGGCACAAAGGCAAAATCAATGGCCAGCGAAGGCGTCCACTGCGTTTTAATCAAACCAACCCCAATATTGGGCGAAATGACCAGCACAGGCCGTTTCGCCAGACCAGGATTGATCACCTCAGGCTCTTTTCCCTCGCGTTGAATAAGGTCAAAGGCTATGCCAGGCCTGGTCAGCGAATACGTCTGTTTATTATAGCTTTCTGCCGCCTGTATTGCTTTTTGCACCCTGGCATTTACCCCACCTTGCTGTACGATACGATTCAAATCAGCCAAGTTATTTACCAGAAAATACGCCTGAAACGAATCAGCTTCGCGCCAGGAAATATGCAGGGTATCCTGTTTGGTCTTTAACTGAATGGGCTCCTCACTTTCCTTGAACAGGAACGAAGCGGTGCGCTGCGGATACGTTCGCAAATCCAGGGCACGGTCCGTTTCTCCAATGCGAAAATGCGCATGAACCGCCTCGGTAAGCTCCCGCGTGGTGTCGGCCACTTTTTGGTAGTCGGTCAGGAAGAGGCGCAATGCCGAATCCAGATTTTGATGGGCTCGAACGTGGGCAAAATTGTCAAAACCCAGCAGAAGCGTGTTGCGCTGACCCAGATCGATTTCGATGTGGCTTTGCCCCTGAAAGGCTTCCCGATTTTCTTTTTTGCTCAGAATTGACCCTGAATTTTGAGCATACGTCGCCCCAACCAGGCCTATTAGAAGCCAGGGAATTAAACCAATACCTTTCATGGACTAATTTGATTTTGTGTGTTTAAAAAGAATGAGGGGCGGCGCTAGGTTCTTAGTCGCGTTGCCGGATTCTGCCGGGTCGTTGATGGTTCCAAGACGTACCAGACCCTGCGTGCGGTATAACTTAGGCTTTGTTTCTTCTTCTACCTGCCATTCATTGACGTGCATCACCCGAAAACGCTTTCGGGCCGCCGATTTCCGTGGAGATGCCACG of Tellurirhabdus bombi contains these proteins:
- the gldD gene encoding gliding motility lipoprotein GldD, whose product is MKLVHYVMPVLIVLVLAACGGSGADNYIPKPKGYNRLDMPAHAYQPLAETHPFRFEYSKHARILPDTFRGAQPHWLFIYYPEFKANVQLTYHPVMGKPERVAKMVEDAYKLAAKHNEKAYAFKEQTLRLPSGQGANLITISGEVPSQLQFYTTDTTNHFLRGALYFNTATENDSLAPVIEYIRKDVMHLLNTLRWKK
- a CDS encoding TIGR00266 family protein, producing MRSHEIDYKIIGEDIQIVEIELDPNETVIAEAGAMLYMEDGIQFETKMGDGSSPSGGFMGKVFQAGSRLLTGESLFMTHFTNRGYGKRKVAFAAPYPGTVMPINLSSIYGNQLIVQKDSFLCAALGTSLAIHFNQRIGAGLFGGEGFILQRVQGDGMAFIHAGGVVIERQLNNETLRVDTGCVVGFEPSISFDIQRSGGLKSMIFGGEGLFLATLRGTGKVWIQSMPISKLVDRLAAGGSQSKKEGGSVLGGLGNLFED
- the gltX gene encoding glutamate--tRNA ligase, producing MTTNSKEVRVRFAPSPTGPLHIGGVRTALYNYLFARKNGGKMLLRIEDTDQNRLVPGAEEYILESLKWVGIEIDEGHGKGGPQAPYRQSERKEIYHEHAERLVKEGKAYYAFDTADELEAMRKRMEEANAPAAQYNSITRLQMKNSLTLSADEVKTRLESGDPYVIRLKVPRKEDIRLNDLIRGWVVVHSSQIDDKVLMKSDGMPTYHLANIVDDHLMGITHVIRGEEWLPSAPLHVLLYRYLGWESTMPQFAHLPLLLKPDGNGKLSKRDADLGGFPIFPLQWTDPASGQVARGFREDGYLSEALVNFLAFLGWNPGTEQELFTLDELIQAFSLENIHKAGARFDIQKAKWFNHEYLRNTPNAELAGTLVEQAAQDGINCSVEKAEKIVSLLKERVSFAHEIYQQSDVFFQAPASYDAAVVTAKWNEDAIRAVTAIKDAFQAGNEAFTAESAKTVIAETLTAAGIKQGKVMQALRLALTGVGAGPDLMITLEIIGKEDAIQRLEKALRELATGN
- a CDS encoding Rid family detoxifying hydrolase, giving the protein MDKKVIYSADAPAPIGPYSQAILVNNTLYVSGQIAFEVSQSGDIKAETQKVMENIGAILQAAGLSYENIVKSSIFVKDLNNFVAINEVYGSFFSDNPPARETVEVARLPKDVNVEISVIAVQ